The following DNA comes from Corynebacterium lizhenjunii.
GCCAGCATTGCTTATCGCTGGCATAGTCATCATGGTGTTGAACTGGCAAAAGAAGCGTGGCTAGGATTGCTTTCGTCCACCACGCGGACGCAACTGCACTGGTGGAAGAGTAGGCGCCGGAAGGCGCGAGAGTCCTGAAGGATCATGGCTAATATAGCCCTCCACATGACCGAATCGCTGCCCATGCTGCTGCCATTCTTCACGGTAGGACGTGACCTCGTCATGCGTGCGGCCAATGAAGTTCCACCACATGACAAATTCCTCTTCGAAGGGCTCTCCGCCTAAAAGGAGCATCCTGGCCGTTTCTTGTCCTGGGTTGTGCAGTATCACCCGTGACGGTCCGTTAGCGAGGAAAGCGAGTTCCTGGGGGCTCACCTGCTGTGCGTTGTTCCCTGGGAGGATTAGGTGAATTGTCCCCGTATCTACGAGGATTCCGTGTTCGAAGTTGGTGTCGAGTTGTAATTCTATTTGCGTCCCAGCCGGCAGGTCCACCTGTGCGCCTAGAAGTGGTGTGTAGGTGGGCAGGGGAGATGGCGGGGCTGCTGAACCAAGGAGTGTACCCAGAAAAACTTGCACCCTTCCCGGGCCGTGGAGGACTGTGGGCGGGGCGTAATGGTCGAAACGGCGCGTGGTGTGCCGGTGAGCGTCAGGCAGTACGGTCCACAGTTGCACCCCGTGGAGCACAGTGGTGTCTTGCGTAGACACCTCAGAATGACAAATTCCAGAGCCTGCCGTCATCAGATTTACTTCCCCGGGTCGCACCACGGCGTGGTTATCGGCAGAATCGTGGTGCATAATTTTGCCAGAGAAGAGCCAGGATACGGTCTGCAATCCAGTGTGTGGGTGCGGGGCGACGTCCATGCCGCCGGTTGCAGAGACATCATCTGGTCCGTAGTGATCAATAAAGCACCACGCTCCGATGGTGGAGCGGTGGCGCTGAGGAAGGGTGCGGGCTACTGGCATTGCCCGTGGCCCGCCGAGGGGAACGGAGCGGGGGCCAAGAATCTCAATGGAATCTGGTGCCATGTGCACAATCTTAAACGATTATGCAACACCGGGAGGGGCAGGAGTGGTTTAGATGAACATCAACACTGCACAGAGGATCCACAGCAGGTTGAAGATGCCGGAGAACATCGCCAACTGGGAACGGGACTTGTCCAGGGAGGCGGGGGCTGAGGGGGCATCGGCAGACTCAGCGGACTCAACGCCAAGAGCAGTCAGGGCAGCCTTTTGCTTCGGGACCACGACGAACAGCAAGAGGGCCCAGGCAATGACGGCCAACAGGATGGAAGCATGGAACTGGCCCTGGCGGCCGTAGGTAGACAGATCAGAGAGGAAGACGGCCACGCCCAGGATGGGAACCAGCGCGGAGATGAGCCCGTAGGTGTTGGTGATGCGGTGCAAAATGGTCAGTGCTCCCACGTTACCCTGCGCCAACTGCGCAGGAAACATGGAGGTTGCCACCATCACGGGCCCAATGAGGGCCACGGCGGCGATGGCGTGGAGAGCAATGGCAAAAGTAGTCATGGGGTATAAAAATCCTTCAAGGTAGGAAACATCTGCGGGTGCAATGTCAACCTCCCAGCCTAGCGATGTAGTCGCGCAGCCGGAAATAGCGGCAAGACGCGCGCATGCGCGCCAAGTCTTCTGCAGGCAGGGCCAGGGAGTATTTGTAGGCCACCGCTCCTAAGCGCTGGGAGTACCAACAATGGGTGTGGCGCTGGGGCGGCATCCATTGGCTGGGCAGTTGGTCGGACTTGGCCTGGTTGGCCTCTCTGCTGGTGACCACCAGGTTGAGTGGATCATTGGCAAATTCCACCCGCAACTGCGTCGACCACTGGCTTGCGCCCAAATCCCACGCGGCTGACAGCGGTAACACGTGGTCAGCTTCCGGCGGGCGGGGGAGATCCTCTAGATGCAGCGTGGTTCCGGAATAGGGATCAAAGATTTCTGCAGGGCGCTCGCAACTACCCGGAGTGGGCGGACTGTGAGGGGCCTGGGCCAACAGGGCCGCCTCGCGCGCGGTGCACGCCTCCTGGCCAGGCAGGCGGGCTGGGCCCCACCCGGAACCGAACTCGGTGCGTTTATAGGTGTGGTCCTTGAGTCGCGGCGGGCCTTCGGCAATCTGGGCAAAAAGCTCCGCCGGTGGGGGTAGCCCCGGGTCAAGTGGCTGCGGCGCGCGCAGCTGCGGGAGCAGCAACCACACACTGGCCACGCTCAATACCACAACGGCTGCATGGATTGGATGCACAGAGATCTGGCGTCGGCGCGCCTGGGAGGGGCGCCGGCTAGGTAGACGAGAAGGTGACATACCTACTTAGACTTGTCAGCTACCCCAAAAGGTTCCGAAAAAGGCCGCAGCCCCGTGCAAAGGCAGCACGGGGCGGGGCGGGGATTGAGGCTTGCGTTAAGCAGTGGCGGAAAACTCGAAGCTCTCATCACCAGCGGCACGGCGAGAGACATCGATGGCCAGGTCGAATTCCTTGGTAATCTCCGCCGAGGGGGCCTTGGTGGCCAAGGAGACAACCACGATTGCCAGGCAGGAAGCGGCGAAGCCGGGGACGATCTCGTAGAGAGAGTCGCTCAAGGCGGACATGCCCCAACCGATGGTAACCACGGCACCAACCACCATGCCGGCAATCGCACCCGGAACGTTCAGGCGCGACCAGAACAGGGAGAAAAGCACCAGCGGGCCAAAGGCAGCGCCGAAGCCAGCCCAAGCAAAGCCCACCAGGCCCAGGATGGAATCATTCGGGTTCACGGCGAGGATGGCGGCCAAAATGGCCACGCCTACCACGGCGGTGCGGGAGAGATTAATCAGCGTAGACTCCGAGGGCTCCTTCTTGCTAAAGACCTTCAGCAAGTCCTCAATCAGGGAAGAAGACACCACCAGCAGCTGGGAGGACATGGTGGACATAATTGCGGCAAGCACTGCGGTGAGCACCAGACCAGCAAAGAGCGGGTGGAACATGATCTGCGCCATGTCCAAGAAGATCGTCTCATAGGACTGCTGGTCTGTAATGGCGTGCTCGGTGGTGGTGAAGAAGACCGTACCGGCAAGGGCGCAGAAGATCGCACCCAGGACGGACAGCGCCATCCAGAGGATGCCCACGCGGCGGCCAGTCTTGGCATCTGCCGGGGTGCGCAGCGCCATGAAGCGCACGATGATGTGCGGCTGCCCGAAGTAGCCCAGACCCCAAGCAAGGTTGCCGATGATAACCGCGGCCGACACTCCGGAAATCATGGAGAAGTAGTCGGGGTTTACAATGGCCCCGCCGGTGGCGTAGGGGTTTTCTGCGGCGAAGGAGAAGATGTCGGCCGGGTTATCCAGGGAGATAATGGCCATAATAGGCACGATGGCCAGGGAGAGGAACATCAAAATGCCCTGGACGGCATCAGTGTAGGACACTGCCAGGAAGCCGCCGATGAAGGTATAAGCCACCGTCACTGCCGCCACGATGAGCATGCCGGTGAGGTAGTCGCCCTGGAAAGTGGACTCGAAGTAGCGCCCACCGGCCACCATGCCGGAAGAGACGTAGAAGGTGAAGAAGAAGATGATGATGAGAGAAGCGATGACGCGCAGCGCGCGGGACTTATCCCGCAGGCGGTTCTCAAAGAAGGAGGGCACCGTGATGGAGTTGTTGGCCACCTCGGTGTAGGCGCGCAGGCGCGGGGCCACGAGCTTCCAGTTGAACCAGGCGCCCACGGTCAAGCCAATGGCAATCCATAGCTCAGACATGCCGGTGAGGAACAGCGCGCCGGGAAGGCCCATGAGCAACCAGCCGGACATGTCCGATGCCCCCGCGGACAAGGCTGCCACGAAGGGGTTCAGGCCGCGCCCGCCCAGGACGTATTCGTCATACTCACTGGTCTGGCGGTAGGACCAATAACCGATGGCGAGCATGGTGAACAGGTAGATGATGATGGCTATGACGTACCACGTCGAAGATTCCATGTAGCTCTCCTGTCTTTCTCTTGAGTGATTGAGCAGATAACCCGGCCAATAGTACCTATAATTTGTGATTTACACAGCAATAGGGCGTAATTGAGGTCCGGACTCCCCAAAGTTAGGGGTACCCACAGCTGTGGCTAAACTAGCCGCTATGTCTAGTTTCCTCATCCACGGCGTCTGGTTGCCCTCAGCGGGACTGGGTGTGTGGATTGAGCAGTTGGAGGGGCACAAAATTGTCACCCCGGCGGCAGTGCCGCAGGGATATTTCCCGCCAGCACTAGAAAAGATCCTCAAAGGCAAGACGTTCCGCAATCGGGCGCGGATGTCGCTGCGCACGCCCAAGGGAAAAGACGTCACCCTGATGGTGCCTATGGCCTTATTTGATCCGCTGGGAATGGTAGAGACACTTCAGCGCACGCGGGAATCGTTAAGCAGCCCGGAGGTCAGTGCACAACAACGCCAGACCCTAGCGCCAGACCTCTTGTGGCTAGCGCAGGCATATGCTGGTTTGGCGCAGTGGGTGCGCGCTGGCCGGGTGACCCTGCGCATGAACTATCAATCGGGCGAGTGGGTGCCCATGTGGCAGCTGGCTACGGGGCTAGCAGAGCGCGGTTGGTTGGCAGAGATGATTGCCGCAGCCCCGCAGGTGCTCACCGTTAATAATGGGGTCTTGGCAGAGGATATGGCTGATGAGCTCACCCACTGGATTGCCTTCCGTGAGCTCCAAGAACTAAGCACCCAACCACGACCTTACCCATGGCATCATTTTGTGGACTCCATCTTGCACACCACTGCGGTACGTAAAGGTCGCGCCCAGTTGCTGCGCGGCTTAAACGAGTGGCGCGACTCGATAATGGACGTCCAATTGCAGCTGGTGTTCATTGTGGAAGAACCTGGGGATGAGCCGCAAGAACCTGCGGTAGGGGTCGGTGCGGGAGCCGAGGGGGCATCGGCAAGCTCAGATGAAGGTGACATGTGGCCGGTGCGGGTGTGCGTGCGCTCGGGTACCGATGCCCCGGTGCCCATGCGCCAGACCCAGCTAGACCATTCCAGCATGGAGCGGCTGCGGGCGTCCCAGCAGCGGGCCATTGCCATATCGCCACTGCTGGACCCGAACACGTACCACCCACACCCGGAAGAGGCGTACCGGATGGGGGACTGGGATGTCTACCTCACCACCGACGACCTGGTGCGCTTTGTCAGCACCGACACCGCCCAACTCCAGGCGGCCGGGTTTACCGTGATGTTGCCCAAGGCCTGGGCACACATGTCCACCACCGCGCAGCTGGAGGTGCGCGAGATTGAC
Coding sequences within:
- the putP gene encoding sodium/proline symporter PutP, producing the protein MESSTWYVIAIIIYLFTMLAIGYWSYRQTSEYDEYVLGGRGLNPFVAALSAGASDMSGWLLMGLPGALFLTGMSELWIAIGLTVGAWFNWKLVAPRLRAYTEVANNSITVPSFFENRLRDKSRALRVIASLIIIFFFTFYVSSGMVAGGRYFESTFQGDYLTGMLIVAAVTVAYTFIGGFLAVSYTDAVQGILMFLSLAIVPIMAIISLDNPADIFSFAAENPYATGGAIVNPDYFSMISGVSAAVIIGNLAWGLGYFGQPHIIVRFMALRTPADAKTGRRVGILWMALSVLGAIFCALAGTVFFTTTEHAITDQQSYETIFLDMAQIMFHPLFAGLVLTAVLAAIMSTMSSQLLVVSSSLIEDLLKVFSKKEPSESTLINLSRTAVVGVAILAAILAVNPNDSILGLVGFAWAGFGAAFGPLVLFSLFWSRLNVPGAIAGMVVGAVVTIGWGMSALSDSLYEIVPGFAASCLAIVVVSLATKAPSAEITKEFDLAIDVSRRAAGDESFEFSATA
- a CDS encoding DUF2269 domain-containing protein, encoding MTTFAIALHAIAAVALIGPVMVATSMFPAQLAQGNVGALTILHRITNTYGLISALVPILGVAVFLSDLSTYGRQGQFHASILLAVIAWALLLFVVVPKQKAALTALGVESAESADAPSAPASLDKSRSQLAMFSGIFNLLWILCAVLMFI
- a CDS encoding pirin family protein translates to MAPDSIEILGPRSVPLGGPRAMPVARTLPQRHRSTIGAWCFIDHYGPDDVSATGGMDVAPHPHTGLQTVSWLFSGKIMHHDSADNHAVVRPGEVNLMTAGSGICHSEVSTQDTTVLHGVQLWTVLPDAHRHTTRRFDHYAPPTVLHGPGRVQVFLGTLLGSAAPPSPLPTYTPLLGAQVDLPAGTQIELQLDTNFEHGILVDTGTIHLILPGNNAQQVSPQELAFLANGPSRVILHNPGQETARMLLLGGEPFEEEFVMWWNFIGRTHDEVTSYREEWQQHGQRFGHVEGYISHDPSGLSRLPAPTLPPVQLRPRGGRKQS
- a CDS encoding HNH endonuclease family protein, whose protein sequence is MSPSRLPSRRPSQARRRQISVHPIHAAVVVLSVASVWLLLPQLRAPQPLDPGLPPPAELFAQIAEGPPRLKDHTYKRTEFGSGWGPARLPGQEACTAREAALLAQAPHSPPTPGSCERPAEIFDPYSGTTLHLEDLPRPPEADHVLPLSAAWDLGASQWSTQLRVEFANDPLNLVVTSREANQAKSDQLPSQWMPPQRHTHCWYSQRLGAVAYKYSLALPAEDLARMRASCRYFRLRDYIARLGG